The Blastomonas fulva genome contains a region encoding:
- a CDS encoding TonB-dependent receptor, translating to MRFTAFSSPSLVALAAALSGLGLATPAMAQEQVAEDQDRGIGVIVVTAQKRAEDQRDVPLSISTLSADALAAVQAGGGDIRGLAGRVPNLNIESSFGRTFPRFYIRGLGNTDFDLNASQPVSLVYDDVVLENPILKGFPIFDLDRIEVLRGPQGTLFGRNTPAGIVKFDTVKPGETGGYAKASIARFNTLQLEGALGLDLGNGFAVRASGFYQHRDNWVDNVDNGPGNDLGGYDDFAGRLQLQYEDGPLTARLVGQVRILDGSAILFRANVFQKGSNELNGIAGAGSDFRRDEIRSDGLNFQELNTYNAGLTVNYDFGPVTLTSVTSYWNGNLKSRGDIDGGFGNAFAPSQGPGFIPFSAQTRDDVPSLDQFTQEIRLASNNETGLGYQVGGFFFNEKLDITTLDYGAPADTVAAAVAVQRQVTDSFGVFASLNYKFDNGLTLQAGARYNNDERKFAAARPIDTRPGFLGFGGPVPTLTTAVDADLVTWDLAAIYAVSDAVNVFARAARGYRAPSIQGRLAFGRSLSVADSERTMSYEAGIKTVLFDGLARFNLTGYYYNTEDLQLTAVGGGGNVTSLLNADDVEGFGFEADLAARPADGLDLSIGVGFNENEIKSPGLGVAGCGSPCTVLDPAIAGRPGIFSINGNRLPQSPKWSLNWTAGYAIPVGTGEVYAFTDWYYRSRIQFFLYDSVEFSDDSLIEGGLRFGYRTSNGRLDVAAFVRNITNNTSATGGIDFNNLTAYVNEPRIFGLEVGTRF from the coding sequence ATGCGCTTTACCGCCTTTTCGTCGCCATCCCTTGTTGCTCTGGCAGCTGCCCTGTCCGGGCTTGGTCTTGCAACTCCTGCAATGGCGCAGGAGCAGGTCGCTGAAGACCAAGATCGTGGCATCGGCGTCATCGTGGTCACCGCGCAAAAGCGCGCCGAAGATCAGCGCGACGTTCCGCTGTCGATCTCGACTCTCAGCGCCGACGCGCTGGCCGCCGTTCAGGCCGGAGGCGGTGACATTCGCGGGCTGGCAGGCCGGGTCCCCAACCTGAATATCGAAAGCTCGTTCGGGCGCACTTTCCCGCGCTTCTATATCCGGGGCCTTGGCAACACCGATTTCGACCTCAACGCGTCGCAGCCGGTCAGCCTGGTCTATGACGACGTGGTGCTGGAAAACCCCATTCTCAAGGGCTTCCCGATCTTCGATCTTGATCGGATCGAAGTGCTGCGCGGACCGCAGGGTACGCTGTTTGGTCGCAACACGCCCGCTGGCATCGTCAAGTTCGACACCGTCAAGCCCGGCGAAACCGGCGGCTATGCCAAAGCCAGCATCGCGCGGTTCAACACCTTGCAGCTGGAAGGCGCCCTCGGCCTGGATCTCGGCAACGGCTTTGCGGTCCGCGCATCGGGCTTCTACCAGCACCGCGACAACTGGGTCGACAATGTCGACAATGGCCCAGGCAACGATCTGGGCGGTTACGACGATTTCGCCGGACGTCTGCAACTGCAATATGAGGATGGCCCGCTCACCGCGCGGCTTGTCGGTCAGGTCCGCATTCTCGATGGTTCGGCGATCCTGTTTCGCGCCAACGTGTTCCAGAAGGGCAGCAACGAGCTCAATGGGATCGCCGGGGCCGGCAGCGATTTCCGCCGCGACGAGATTCGCTCCGACGGCCTGAATTTCCAGGAGCTCAACACCTATAATGCCGGACTGACCGTCAATTATGACTTCGGACCCGTCACGCTGACCTCGGTGACCTCTTACTGGAACGGCAACCTCAAGAGCCGCGGCGACATCGATGGCGGCTTCGGCAACGCCTTCGCGCCCAGCCAGGGACCGGGCTTCATTCCGTTTTCCGCCCAGACTCGCGACGATGTACCGAGCCTCGACCAGTTCACGCAGGAAATCCGGCTCGCTTCGAACAACGAAACCGGGTTGGGCTATCAGGTCGGTGGCTTCTTCTTCAACGAAAAGCTCGACATCACCACCCTCGATTACGGCGCGCCTGCCGATACCGTCGCGGCAGCCGTTGCGGTGCAGCGCCAGGTCACAGACTCCTTCGGGGTGTTCGCTTCGCTGAACTACAAGTTCGACAATGGGCTGACGCTGCAGGCGGGTGCGCGCTACAACAACGACGAACGCAAATTCGCAGCCGCAAGACCGATCGACACCCGTCCCGGTTTCCTGGGCTTTGGCGGCCCGGTGCCGACCTTGACCACCGCGGTCGATGCCGATCTGGTAACCTGGGACCTTGCCGCCATCTATGCCGTCAGCGATGCGGTCAACGTGTTCGCTCGCGCAGCGCGGGGCTATCGCGCGCCCTCGATCCAGGGACGTCTCGCGTTTGGCCGCTCACTTTCGGTCGCCGACAGCGAACGGACGATGTCGTATGAAGCCGGCATCAAGACCGTGCTGTTCGATGGCCTCGCGCGCTTCAACCTGACCGGCTATTACTACAACACCGAAGACCTCCAGCTGACGGCGGTTGGCGGCGGTGGCAATGTCACCTCTTTGCTCAACGCCGATGACGTCGAAGGCTTTGGCTTCGAAGCCGACCTTGCGGCGCGGCCTGCCGACGGGCTGGATCTCAGCATCGGCGTCGGTTTCAACGAAAATGAGATCAAGTCGCCGGGCCTCGGCGTGGCCGGCTGCGGTTCGCCCTGCACCGTGCTCGACCCCGCCATTGCCGGACGTCCGGGCATCTTCTCCATCAACGGCAACCGCCTGCCGCAGTCGCCGAAATGGTCGCTCAACTGGACCGCAGGCTATGCCATCCCTGTCGGCACTGGTGAGGTCTACGCGTTCACAGACTGGTATTATCGTTCGCGCATCCAGTTCTTCCTCTACGATTCGGTCGAATTCAGCGATGACAGCCTGATCGAAGGTGGTCTGCGGTTCGGCTATCGGACCAGCAACGGACGGCTCGATGTCGCAGCGTTCGTTCGCAACATCACCAACAACACCTCGGCCACCGGCGGTATCGATTTCAACAACCTCACCGCTTATGTCAACGAGCCGCGCATCTTCGGGCTCGAAGTCGGCACCCGATTCTAG
- a CDS encoding heme exporter protein CcmB, producing MIGALGTLIRRELMLAFGLGGGTRGSAGFIMPIIFFLAVATIYPFAVGPDAQLLGRTGGGVIWVAALLASILPIDRLVQADMDQGMIDQYVVRGLSEELIALAKTIGHWLSFGPPLMLAAVISAGLLGQTSEQLLTIEIGLACATPALAALGVMIAALTAGLRHGAALGGLLLLPLAVPLLIFGAGSLAPGSQNGLLLLAAASLLLTVICPIAAGAAIRAGRE from the coding sequence ATGATCGGCGCATTGGGCACGCTGATCCGGCGCGAGCTGATGCTGGCCTTCGGGCTGGGCGGCGGCACGCGCGGATCGGCGGGGTTCATCATGCCGATCATCTTCTTCCTCGCGGTGGCGACGATCTATCCGTTCGCGGTGGGGCCCGATGCGCAATTGCTGGGGCGCACCGGGGGCGGGGTGATCTGGGTCGCGGCGCTGCTCGCCAGCATCCTGCCGATCGACCGGCTGGTGCAGGCCGATATGGACCAGGGGATGATCGATCAATATGTCGTGCGCGGGTTGTCCGAAGAGCTGATTGCGCTCGCCAAGACCATCGGCCACTGGCTGAGCTTCGGCCCGCCGCTGATGCTCGCGGCGGTGATTTCGGCCGGGTTGCTGGGCCAGACATCCGAGCAATTGCTGACCATCGAGATCGGGCTGGCCTGCGCGACACCTGCGCTTGCCGCGCTCGGCGTGATGATCGCCGCGCTCACCGCAGGGCTTCGCCATGGCGCGGCACTGGGCGGGCTGCTGCTGCTTCCGCTCGCGGTGCCTCTGCTGATTTTCGGGGCGGGAAGCCTGGCGCCCGGTAGCCAGAACGGGCTGCTGCTGCTCGCGGCGGCCAGCCTGCTGCTCACCGTGATCTGCCCGATTGCTGCGGGTGCCGCGATCCGCGCGGGCCGCGAGTAA
- a CDS encoding hydrolase gives MTTSPARLTGSERACLETIDQTAMLSQVERWAAINSGTGNLAGLAQTAQLLADAFSALPGDVRLIDPAPVDAVRADGSIDTIQRGQHLVVQVRPQAPLRLLLTGHMDTVFPVDSGFQSLTWLEPGVLNGPGVADMKGGIAVMLAGLRAVETSPLAATIGYDVMINSDEEVGSGASAALIAELAAGKLAALTYEPALPDGTLAGERGGSGNFSVIVTGRSAHAGRNPQDGRNALVAAADMAVRLKALTRDGLSVNPARIDGGSANNVVPDHAILRVNFRPQSLEMQAHADAALRQIADAIGREHEVSVHVHGSFGRPPKPIDPGAQKLFGLVKDCGEALGLEIGWRGTGGVCDGNNIAACGVPVVDTMGVRGGAIHSADEFLITESLAERARLSALTILRLAEKRGL, from the coding sequence ATGACGACCAGCCCTGCCAGACTGACCGGATCCGAGCGCGCCTGCCTTGAAACCATCGACCAGACCGCGATGTTGAGCCAGGTCGAGCGATGGGCCGCGATCAACAGCGGGACCGGCAATCTTGCAGGCCTCGCCCAGACCGCGCAGCTGCTGGCGGACGCGTTTTCGGCGCTTCCCGGTGACGTGCGGCTGATCGATCCCGCGCCGGTCGATGCGGTGCGCGCCGATGGTAGCATCGACACGATCCAGCGTGGCCAGCATCTGGTGGTGCAGGTGCGGCCGCAAGCGCCGCTGCGGCTGCTGCTCACCGGGCACATGGATACCGTATTTCCCGTCGACAGCGGCTTCCAGAGCCTGACATGGCTCGAGCCCGGGGTGCTCAATGGTCCAGGCGTCGCCGACATGAAGGGCGGGATCGCGGTGATGCTGGCAGGCCTTCGCGCGGTCGAGACATCGCCGCTTGCCGCCACCATCGGTTATGACGTGATGATCAACTCCGACGAGGAGGTGGGTTCGGGCGCATCCGCGGCGCTGATCGCCGAACTGGCGGCGGGCAAACTGGCCGCGCTGACCTATGAGCCCGCGCTGCCCGACGGCACGCTGGCGGGCGAACGCGGCGGATCGGGCAATTTCTCGGTCATCGTCACCGGCCGTTCGGCGCACGCCGGCCGCAACCCACAGGACGGGCGCAATGCGCTGGTCGCTGCCGCCGACATGGCGGTGCGGCTGAAGGCGCTGACCCGCGACGGATTGTCGGTCAACCCCGCCAGGATCGACGGCGGCAGCGCCAACAATGTCGTACCTGATCATGCGATATTGCGGGTCAACTTCCGCCCGCAAAGCCTTGAAATGCAGGCCCATGCCGATGCAGCGCTGCGCCAGATCGCTGATGCCATCGGCCGCGAGCACGAAGTTTCGGTGCATGTGCATGGCAGCTTCGGTCGCCCACCCAAGCCAATCGATCCGGGTGCCCAAAAGCTGTTCGGGCTGGTCAAGGACTGCGGCGAGGCTTTGGGCCTTGAGATCGGCTGGCGCGGCACCGGCGGGGTGTGCGATGGCAACAACATCGCCGCGTGCGGGGTGCCGGTGGTCGATACCATGGGCGTGCGCGGGGGCGCGATCCACAGCGCCGACGAATTCCTGATCACCGAAAGCCTTGCCGAACGCGCGCGGCTGTCGGCGCTCACCATATTGCGCCTGGCCGAAAAGAGGGGTTTATGA
- a CDS encoding 4a-hydroxytetrahydrobiopterin dehydratase has translation MVTKLTDVERTTALAALPEWTPEPVRDGITRTFKFTDFVEAFGFMTRVAILAEKADHHPEWSNVYSRVEILLTTHDAGGLSQRDIDLATQIDALI, from the coding sequence ATGGTCACCAAACTTACCGATGTCGAGCGTACCACCGCGCTGGCCGCGCTTCCCGAATGGACGCCCGAACCCGTGCGCGATGGCATCACCCGCACGTTCAAGTTCACCGATTTCGTCGAAGCCTTCGGCTTCATGACACGCGTTGCGATCCTCGCCGAAAAGGCCGATCACCACCCCGAATGGTCGAACGTCTACAGCCGGGTGGAAATCCTGCTCACCACGCACGATGCAGGCGGGCTTTCGCAGCGCGATATCGACCTTGCGACCCAGATCGACGCGCTGATCTGA
- a CDS encoding PHA/PHB synthase family protein, whose amino-acid sequence MADDTPNLVEEAAQHTTALGPLMGLAREDFIGAIGLLLRETASDPARTMRHAQSFSEDVVKIMMGQSELSPDPKDKRFMDPAWRFNPFYKAGAQYYLAVQKGMKTWIDELELDALERDRANFISAIIIDALAPTNTLIGNPMAQKRIVDSGGLSLLKGLKNAYNDMVYNDGMVSQVDKKPFTIGENVATSKGNVVYRDEIMELVHYAPSTDEVYAIPQLTIPPQINKMYINDLSPEKSVVKWQVDNGIQTFVISWRNPQKEHGHWAMADYIAACTRAIDVVCEVTGSKKVNVSGGCSGGQTLAMLLSKLKASGDDRIGAVTLMVCVLHPKQTDIEAGSLMSDNGLALAKQRAAKQGVIKGSDLSRGFAWLRPNDLIWNYVINNYLMGEDPPAFDVLFWNADATNLSASLMGDFLTIFETLAFTRKGEVEMVDHKIDLSKVTNDLFILGGVTDHITPWRACYRSTQLFGSKNVDFILSQSGHMQAILNPPTNPKAKYFRMKGNTPTKAGKTPADVDDWLSKAEEVKGSWWPYWMEWVQARSGEKVAAPASTGSKKHPALEPAPGLYVLE is encoded by the coding sequence ATGGCAGACGACACCCCGAACCTGGTCGAAGAGGCAGCGCAGCACACCACCGCGCTGGGGCCATTGATGGGGCTGGCACGCGAGGATTTCATCGGCGCGATCGGGCTGCTGCTGCGCGAGACCGCGAGCGATCCGGCGCGCACGATGCGGCATGCCCAGTCGTTTTCGGAAGATGTCGTCAAGATCATGATGGGCCAGTCGGAGCTGTCGCCGGACCCCAAGGACAAGCGCTTCATGGACCCGGCCTGGCGGTTCAACCCGTTCTACAAGGCGGGCGCGCAATATTATCTCGCGGTGCAGAAGGGCATGAAGACCTGGATCGACGAGCTCGAGCTCGATGCGCTCGAACGCGATCGCGCCAACTTCATCTCGGCGATCATCATCGATGCGCTGGCGCCGACCAACACGCTGATCGGCAACCCGATGGCGCAGAAGCGCATCGTGGATTCCGGCGGGCTGTCGCTGCTCAAGGGGCTGAAGAACGCCTATAACGACATGGTCTACAACGACGGCATGGTCAGCCAGGTCGACAAGAAGCCGTTCACGATCGGCGAGAATGTCGCGACCTCCAAGGGCAACGTCGTCTATCGCGACGAGATCATGGAGCTGGTGCATTATGCGCCCTCGACCGACGAGGTCTATGCGATCCCGCAGCTGACCATCCCGCCGCAGATCAACAAGATGTACATCAACGATCTGTCGCCAGAGAAATCGGTGGTGAAGTGGCAGGTCGACAACGGCATCCAGACCTTCGTCATCTCGTGGCGCAACCCGCAAAAGGAGCACGGCCACTGGGCGATGGCGGATTACATCGCCGCGTGCACCCGCGCGATCGACGTGGTGTGCGAGGTGACCGGATCGAAGAAGGTGAACGTCTCGGGCGGGTGCTCGGGCGGGCAGACGCTGGCGATGCTGCTTTCCAAGCTCAAGGCCTCGGGCGACGATCGCATCGGCGCGGTGACCTTGATGGTGTGCGTGCTGCACCCCAAGCAGACCGATATCGAGGCAGGATCGCTGATGAGCGACAACGGCCTTGCGCTCGCCAAGCAGCGCGCGGCCAAGCAGGGCGTCATCAAGGGCAGCGACCTGTCGCGCGGCTTTGCCTGGCTGCGCCCCAACGACCTGATCTGGAACTATGTCATCAACAACTATCTTATGGGCGAGGATCCGCCCGCGTTCGACGTCTTGTTCTGGAATGCGGATGCCACCAACCTGTCGGCCAGCCTGATGGGAGACTTTCTTACCATCTTCGAAACGCTCGCCTTCACCCGCAAGGGCGAGGTCGAGATGGTCGACCACAAGATCGACCTGTCGAAGGTGACCAACGACCTGTTCATCCTGGGCGGGGTGACCGATCACATCACCCCGTGGCGCGCGTGCTATCGCTCGACCCAGTTGTTCGGATCGAAGAATGTCGACTTCATCCTCTCGCAATCGGGGCATATGCAGGCGATCCTCAACCCGCCGACCAACCCCAAGGCCAAGTATTTCCGCATGAAGGGCAACACGCCCACCAAGGCAGGCAAGACCCCGGCGGATGTCGACGACTGGCTGTCCAAGGCCGAAGAGGTCAAGGGCAGCTGGTGGCCTTACTGGATGGAATGGGTGCAGGCGCGCTCGGGCGAGAAGGTCGCCGCGCCCGCCAGCACCGGCAGCAAGAAACACCCCGCGCTGGAACCTGCGCCGGGTCTGTATGTATTGGAGTAG
- a CDS encoding extensin-like domain-containing protein, with the protein MRIPNIIGLARRLIWFAIVAFALLVLFAWLKPGREDMPWTPLSLSEPIGMSTGRKIVALTDDRDQCLALLEGSGLDFTPSEPFGADQCRVEDAVRASSGQPLLPLAPASVAPSCPMAIGLLIWQAQVVQPQAQEILGSRVSRIETFGSYSCRRMYGRSEGAWSEHSTADALDVSGFVLEDGRRISVLNDWFGGDDKALFLKRVRDGACELFSTTLSPDYNAAHADHFHFDLANRGAMGWSACR; encoded by the coding sequence ATGCGCATTCCCAACATCATCGGTCTGGCCCGGCGTCTGATCTGGTTCGCGATTGTGGCGTTCGCCCTGCTTGTCCTGTTTGCCTGGCTGAAGCCGGGCCGCGAGGACATGCCGTGGACGCCGTTGTCGCTAAGCGAACCCATCGGCATGTCCACCGGGCGCAAGATCGTGGCACTGACCGACGATCGCGACCAGTGCCTCGCGCTGCTTGAGGGCTCGGGGCTCGATTTCACCCCGTCGGAACCGTTTGGCGCGGACCAGTGCCGGGTGGAAGACGCGGTGCGCGCCTCATCCGGCCAGCCGTTGCTGCCGCTCGCCCCCGCCTCGGTCGCGCCGTCGTGCCCGATGGCGATCGGCCTGCTGATCTGGCAGGCACAGGTGGTGCAGCCCCAGGCGCAGGAAATCTTGGGCAGCAGGGTCAGCCGGATCGAGACCTTCGGCAGCTATTCGTGCCGCCGCATGTATGGGCGCAGCGAGGGCGCGTGGAGCGAGCACTCGACAGCCGACGCGCTCGACGTCAGCGGCTTCGTGCTCGAGGACGGGAGGCGCATCTCGGTGCTGAACGACTGGTTCGGCGGGGATGACAAGGCGCTGTTCCTCAAGCGCGTGCGTGATGGGGCGTGCGAGCTGTTCTCGACCACGCTCTCGCCCGACTACAACGCCGCGCATGCCGACCATTTCCATTTCGACCTCGCCAATCGCGGCGCGATGGGCTGGAGCGCGTGCCGGTAA
- a CDS encoding alpha/beta fold hydrolase, which produces MASKPKPTASNGPEITMEVADGRTLRVARWRFDEGLTKPPLLFFNGIGANMEAVAPFAEMMEERPFITFDMPGVGGSPDPKVPYNAFLMSRIAWLLLDRFGIESVDVMGVSWGGAMAQHFALQHSGSVNRLVLAATTAGMFMIPGNISALSKMADPRRYIDPSYMEKHFATLYGGSTEGATGHTGRITPPSKTGYFYQLLAMIGWTSAPFLPFLGKPTLILMGGDDQIVPVANGHILKTLIPNAELKIIDDGGHLFMLSHLDESLEAIRAHLDAVEE; this is translated from the coding sequence TTGGCCAGCAAACCCAAGCCCACCGCCTCCAACGGCCCCGAGATCACCATGGAAGTGGCCGACGGGCGCACGCTGCGCGTTGCGCGCTGGCGCTTTGACGAGGGGCTGACCAAGCCGCCCCTGCTGTTCTTCAACGGCATCGGCGCGAACATGGAAGCGGTCGCCCCGTTCGCCGAGATGATGGAGGAACGCCCGTTCATCACCTTCGACATGCCCGGTGTTGGCGGATCGCCCGATCCCAAGGTGCCGTACAACGCCTTTCTGATGTCGCGCATCGCCTGGCTGCTGCTTGACCGGTTCGGGATCGAGAGCGTCGATGTGATGGGGGTGAGCTGGGGCGGCGCGATGGCGCAGCACTTTGCGCTCCAGCATTCGGGCAGCGTCAACCGGCTGGTGCTGGCCGCGACCACCGCGGGCATGTTCATGATCCCGGGCAACATCTCAGCGCTCAGCAAGATGGCCGATCCGCGTCGCTATATCGACCCCAGCTATATGGAGAAGCATTTCGCGACGCTGTATGGCGGATCGACCGAAGGCGCGACGGGTCACACCGGCCGCATCACCCCGCCGTCCAAGACGGGCTATTTCTACCAGCTGCTTGCGATGATCGGCTGGACCAGCGCGCCGTTCCTGCCGTTCCTCGGCAAGCCGACGCTGATCCTGATGGGCGGCGACGACCAGATCGTTCCGGTCGCCAACGGCCACATTCTCAAGACGCTGATCCCCAATGCCGAACTCAAGATCATCGACGATGGCGGGCATCTGTTCATGCTCAGCCATCTCGACGAAAGCCTGGAGGCGATCCGCGCGCATCTTGATGCGGTAGAAGAATAA
- a CDS encoding malate synthase G, with the protein MSDYIQSNGISIDSALHGFITDSVLAPLALDADRFWADFAALLDRFVPVNRALLDKREDLQAKIDDWHRARKGQPLNAMEYRTFLYDIGYLVTEPQPFAIGTNNVDPEIATMAGPQLVVPSLNDRFVLNAANARWGSLYDAYYGTDALDAAPAQPGGYDAVRGAAVVKAAKAFLDEAVPLADGSWVEFAGGTPVLADPAQLVGTNGANLLLRHNGLHIEIVIDPASPIGKDDKAGIADVLLEAALTTIVDMEDSVAAVDAEDKITAYTNWLGLMRGDLEASFPKGGKTLTRALEPDRSYVAPDGTAFTLPGRSVLFVRNVGHLMTNPAVLLADGSEAPEGILDAVFTSAIGCHDLKGLGRYSNSRAGSIYIVKPKMHGPEECGFTNDLFDAVEDILGLARYTIKVGVMDEERRTSANLAACIHSVRNRIVFINTGFLDRTGDEIHTSMQAGAMVRKGDMKTSDWIKSYEARNVGIGLKCGLDGKAQIGKGMWAAPDMMADMMEQKIGHPLTGANTAWVPSPTAATLHAMHYHKVDVFARRAEIAAQPVPTLEPLLSIPLAAGQNWSPDDIRAELDNNAQGILGYVVRWVDQGIGCSKVPDIHDVGLMEDRATLRISSQALANWLLHGVCTAEEVDAALLRMAAKVDAQNAGDPLYRAMASDPEGSLAFQAARDLVFKGVEQPSGYTEPLLHAYRQRVKAG; encoded by the coding sequence ATGAGCGACTATATCCAGAGCAACGGCATCAGCATCGATTCTGCGCTGCACGGCTTCATCACCGATTCGGTGCTGGCCCCGCTGGCGCTCGACGCAGACCGCTTCTGGGCGGATTTCGCCGCGCTGCTCGACCGGTTCGTTCCCGTCAACCGGGCGCTGCTCGACAAGCGCGAGGACCTTCAGGCCAAGATCGACGACTGGCACCGTGCGCGCAAGGGCCAACCGCTCAACGCCATGGAATACCGCACCTTCCTGTACGACATCGGCTATCTGGTGACCGAGCCGCAGCCGTTCGCCATCGGCACCAATAATGTCGATCCGGAAATCGCCACGATGGCTGGCCCGCAGCTGGTCGTGCCCTCGCTCAACGACCGTTTCGTGCTCAACGCCGCCAATGCGCGCTGGGGCAGCCTGTATGACGCCTATTACGGCACCGACGCGCTGGACGCGGCCCCGGCGCAGCCTGGTGGCTATGACGCGGTGCGAGGCGCCGCGGTGGTCAAGGCGGCCAAGGCGTTCCTCGATGAAGCCGTGCCGCTCGCAGACGGCAGCTGGGTGGAATTTGCCGGCGGCACGCCGGTGCTCGCCGATCCTGCACAGCTGGTCGGCACGAATGGCGCCAACCTGCTGCTGCGCCATAACGGTTTGCATATCGAAATCGTGATCGATCCCGCCAGCCCGATCGGCAAGGACGACAAGGCGGGGATCGCCGATGTGCTGCTCGAAGCTGCGCTGACGACGATTGTCGACATGGAAGATTCGGTCGCCGCGGTCGATGCCGAGGACAAGATCACCGCCTACACCAACTGGCTGGGCCTGATGCGTGGCGATTTGGAGGCAAGCTTTCCCAAGGGCGGCAAGACGCTGACCCGCGCGCTCGAACCGGACCGCAGCTATGTCGCGCCCGATGGCACCGCCTTCACCCTGCCGGGGCGCAGCGTGCTGTTCGTGCGCAATGTCGGCCATCTGATGACCAACCCGGCGGTGCTGCTCGCCGATGGATCCGAAGCGCCCGAGGGCATCCTTGACGCGGTGTTCACCAGCGCGATCGGCTGTCACGACCTCAAGGGGCTGGGCCGCTATTCGAACAGCCGCGCCGGATCGATCTACATCGTCAAGCCCAAGATGCACGGGCCCGAAGAGTGCGGCTTCACCAACGATCTTTTCGATGCGGTCGAGGACATCCTGGGCCTCGCGCGCTACACCATCAAGGTCGGCGTGATGGACGAGGAACGGCGGACATCGGCCAATCTGGCTGCGTGCATCCATTCTGTGCGCAACCGCATCGTGTTCATCAACACCGGCTTCCTCGATCGCACCGGTGACGAGATCCACACCTCGATGCAGGCAGGCGCGATGGTCCGCAAGGGCGACATGAAGACCTCGGACTGGATCAAGTCTTACGAGGCGCGCAATGTCGGCATCGGGCTTAAATGCGGGCTCGATGGCAAGGCGCAGATCGGCAAGGGGATGTGGGCTGCGCCCGACATGATGGCCGACATGATGGAACAGAAGATCGGTCACCCGCTGACCGGCGCGAACACCGCCTGGGTGCCGTCGCCCACCGCCGCAACGCTGCACGCGATGCACTATCACAAGGTCGATGTCTTCGCACGCCGCGCCGAGATCGCTGCCCAACCGGTGCCAACGCTCGAGCCGCTGCTCAGCATCCCGCTTGCCGCGGGGCAGAACTGGTCGCCTGACGACATCCGCGCCGAGTTGGACAACAACGCGCAAGGTATTCTGGGCTATGTCGTGCGCTGGGTCGATCAGGGCATCGGATGCTCGAAGGTCCCCGACATCCACGATGTCGGTCTGATGGAGGACCGCGCGACGCTGCGCATCTCGAGCCAGGCGCTCGCCAACTGGCTGTTGCACGGCGTGTGCACCGCTGAGGAAGTCGATGCAGCATTGCTGCGGATGGCGGCCAAGGTCGATGCGCAGAATGCGGGCGATCCGCTGTACCGCGCGATGGCGAGCGACCCCGAAGGCTCGCTCGCCTTTCAGGCAGCGCGCGATCTGGTGTTCAAGGGTGTCGAGCAGCCGAGCGGCTACACCGAGCCCTTGCTGCACGCCTATCGCCAGAGGGTGAAGGCGGGCTAG
- the ccmA gene encoding heme ABC exporter ATP-binding protein CcmA — MAQEAAQTKDFDADAALECTGLACVRGGRMLFRGVSFALKAGEALHVTGPNGLGKSSLIRVLAGLLPAYAGTLDVTGRMALADERVALDQGQPLARALAHWAQLDGTDTGDIARALLAVDLAHLADVPVRFLSTGQRKRALLARIELSRAPLWLLDEPANGLDTASIERLGTLMAAHRAGGGIVLAASHQPLPLAGAQTLPLAEFVPAIVPEEPA; from the coding sequence ATGGCGCAAGAAGCTGCACAAACCAAGGACTTTGACGCGGACGCAGCGCTGGAATGCACCGGGCTTGCCTGTGTGCGCGGCGGCCGGATGCTGTTTCGCGGCGTCTCGTTCGCGCTGAAGGCAGGCGAGGCGCTGCATGTCACCGGCCCCAATGGCCTGGGCAAGTCCAGCCTGATCCGCGTGCTGGCCGGGCTGCTGCCTGCCTATGCCGGTACGCTCGACGTGACCGGGCGGATGGCGCTGGCCGATGAACGCGTTGCTCTCGATCAGGGTCAGCCGCTGGCCCGCGCGCTCGCACATTGGGCGCAGCTCGACGGCACCGATACCGGAGACATTGCGCGCGCCCTATTGGCAGTGGACCTCGCCCACCTTGCCGATGTGCCGGTGCGCTTCCTTTCGACCGGGCAGCGCAAGCGTGCGCTGCTCGCACGTATTGAGCTTTCGCGCGCTCCCCTCTGGCTGCTCGACGAGCCCGCCAACGGCCTCGACACCGCGTCGATCGAACGGCTGGGTACGCTGATGGCGGCGCACCGCGCGGGCGGCGGGATCGTGCTCGCTGCCTCGCACCAGCCGCTGCCGCTGGCAGGCGCGCAGACGCTGCCGCTGGCCGAATTCGTTCCCGCGATCGTGCCGGAAGAGCCCGCATGA